In Blastopirellula sp. J2-11, a single genomic region encodes these proteins:
- a CDS encoding DUF1559 domain-containing protein: MKTYRSVPRSGFTLVELLVVIAIIGALIGLLLPAVQQAREAARRMQCSNNLKQIGLGLHTYLDSHQRFPPSRVRWGTSPDRITHGWCILLAPFLELGNIQDQYDFDVSFFDTVNEPISQIEIEVFACPSDPSGSQLIENDQWSATTKSMSGDYTVLAGYWDNVQVTPETANGMLHDANGKPRDVTDGLTNTICVSELGGRPDFWAGGKQQETFTKEYFKEWGVWAAPQRIFYTGYSYDGLMSPGPCPLNCANGEGIYSFHPGGAEVLMGDGSVQFLAETVPVGTVYKLIDPADGEVIPSPFN; this comes from the coding sequence GTGAAAACTTATCGCTCCGTTCCTCGAAGTGGTTTTACCTTGGTCGAATTGTTAGTGGTCATCGCGATTATCGGTGCGTTGATCGGCTTGTTATTGCCAGCGGTGCAACAAGCGCGCGAAGCGGCGCGGCGGATGCAATGCTCCAATAATCTAAAACAGATCGGTCTGGGACTGCATACCTACCTGGACAGTCACCAACGCTTTCCTCCGAGCCGGGTTCGCTGGGGAACTTCGCCAGATCGCATTACGCATGGATGGTGCATTCTGCTCGCCCCATTTCTCGAACTTGGCAATATCCAAGATCAGTATGACTTTGACGTTTCCTTTTTTGACACGGTCAATGAACCGATCAGTCAAATCGAGATCGAGGTCTTTGCATGTCCCTCAGATCCAAGCGGCTCGCAGCTGATCGAGAATGACCAATGGAGCGCGACAACAAAGAGCATGTCAGGCGACTACACGGTGCTAGCCGGCTATTGGGACAATGTGCAAGTCACTCCGGAGACCGCCAACGGCATGCTGCATGATGCAAACGGCAAACCCCGTGACGTAACCGACGGATTGACCAATACGATTTGCGTCTCCGAGCTGGGAGGACGTCCCGATTTTTGGGCCGGCGGAAAGCAGCAAGAGACATTTACGAAAGAATATTTCAAAGAATGGGGAGTCTGGGCCGCCCCTCAGCGCATCTTCTATACCGGCTATTCGTATGACGGATTGATGTCGCCTGGGCCTTGCCCGTTGAACTGCGCCAATGGAGAAGGAATTTACTCGTTTCATCCTGGAGGAGCCGAAGTGTTGATGGGAGACGGTTCGGTGCAATTTCTGGCGGAAACCGTGCCGGTCGGCACCGTCTACAAGTTGATCGATCCCGCGGACGGAGAAGTCATCCCTTCGCCGTTTAACTAG
- a CDS encoding aldo/keto reductase — translation MLLRPLGKTDLQIPPIVFGGNVFGWTLDEAASLAMLDQLLERGFSTLDTANVYSRWAPGNQGGESETILGKWMKARGNRDQITLITKVGHDLGQGHHDLTSAHIAVGVEDSLRRLQTDRIDLYFSHFDDLRTPVEETMEALDKLVQAGKVRWLGASNLSAERIEASLAASAQHNWAAYHVIQPEYHLLARQKFETEYAPLCEKWTLAAITYFSLASGFLSGKYRSSDDLRQSLRGGRVEKYLDNPNSPSVLKTLEDIANKHDVSMAAVALAWLLAKPTVAAPIASATKASHLDAMTAAITLKLENVDMQSLDQASAEKRP, via the coding sequence ATGCTGTTGCGCCCATTGGGAAAAACGGATCTACAAATTCCGCCGATCGTGTTTGGCGGTAATGTATTTGGCTGGACGCTGGACGAAGCGGCGTCGCTAGCGATGCTTGACCAGTTGCTAGAACGCGGGTTTTCGACGCTCGATACGGCCAACGTCTATTCCCGCTGGGCGCCGGGCAATCAGGGGGGCGAATCGGAAACGATCTTGGGCAAGTGGATGAAGGCCCGCGGCAATCGCGATCAGATCACGCTCATCACCAAAGTCGGGCATGACCTGGGGCAGGGGCATCATGATTTGACCTCTGCTCATATCGCCGTCGGCGTGGAAGATTCTCTCCGCCGTTTGCAAACCGATCGCATCGATCTTTACTTCTCTCATTTTGATGATCTGCGAACGCCGGTCGAAGAAACGATGGAAGCATTGGATAAGTTGGTTCAGGCAGGCAAAGTCCGTTGGCTCGGTGCGTCGAATCTTTCGGCAGAACGGATCGAAGCGTCACTCGCGGCCAGCGCACAGCATAATTGGGCTGCGTACCATGTGATTCAGCCCGAATATCATCTGCTGGCGCGCCAGAAGTTTGAGACCGAATACGCGCCGCTCTGCGAAAAATGGACGTTAGCCGCGATCACCTATTTCTCGCTGGCCAGCGGCTTTCTTTCGGGCAAGTATCGCAGCAGCGACGACCTAAGGCAAAGCCTGCGCGGCGGCCGGGTCGAAAAGTATCTCGACAACCCGAATTCGCCAAGCGTGTTAAAAACGCTGGAAGATATCGCAAACAAACACGATGTCTCCATGGCGGCGGTTGCGCTCGCCTGGCTGTTGGCGAAACCGACGGTCGCCGCTCCGATCGCCAGCGCCACCAAGGCCAGCCATCTCGACGCGATGACCGCTGCGATCACCTTGAAATTGGAGAATGTCGACATGC
- a CDS encoding 4a-hydroxytetrahydrobiopterin dehydratase encodes MEILESNQLVQKKCKPCEGGVEPCSLSEANSQLAQLNGWQLSNDGQRIRKNWTAKNFMAGMKFFNQVAEIAEADGHHPDLHIEGYRNVWIELWTHAIGGLSENDFILAAKIDEVPIDLK; translated from the coding sequence ATGGAAATCTTAGAATCGAATCAACTGGTTCAAAAGAAGTGTAAACCGTGCGAAGGGGGTGTGGAGCCTTGTTCGCTGAGCGAAGCCAATAGTCAACTCGCCCAACTCAACGGTTGGCAGTTGAGCAACGATGGCCAACGGATTCGCAAAAACTGGACGGCAAAAAACTTTATGGCCGGCATGAAGTTCTTCAATCAAGTCGCCGAAATCGCCGAAGCGGACGGCCACCATCCCGATTTGCATATCGAAGGATATCGCAACGTCTGGATCGAACTTTGGACGCATGCAATCGGCGGATTGAGCGAGAATGATTTCATTTTAGCGGCCAAAATTGACGAAGTGCCGATCGATTTAAAGTAA
- a CDS encoding PAS domain-containing hybrid sensor histidine kinase/response regulator: MSLSTRVILLTICTILGFAPCVQFLSAETVPPTCCAGPECDTSNAAATAGAREFHADTFAGFFSKLFDTSDYPARWFCGSWTLETGWLHVISDAAIFGAYFAIPIVLLFFLRQRPDLPFPKIIWLFAAFIMACGFGHLVEAGIFWWPVYRFSGLIKAVTAAVSWATVLVLIRLMPELLKLPSMAMLGQKLQTANERLDCALEAGSIGVWHWHNEKEQFEADDRAMQMHGIQAADGVITLASFIDLLHKDDREELRSATACCVSQGKNYSVNYRIPLKNGTVRYIQSHGKLLTSDDGKTRKLVGVCIDQTELNEYHTAVKKLSLVASSTRHSVVITNQAGEIEWVNNAFTQLTGYSAEEVIGRKPGVLLQGPETNQETIEKVRRALQKQEQVSVELLNYAKDGDPYWIALEIEPVFDPEGRLSNYIATQIDITDQVRRTEELIEAMERAESANHAKSQFLANMSHEIRTPLNGIMGFTDLLLYDAESTEADRREYLETVRSSGDHLLALINEILDLSKIESGQLLIEKAPCSPQQILTDVISVLRPKFEEKKLQIRRHWDSDIPLQVLTDAPRLKQLLLNIVGNAIKFTQTGEVRIVSRLEAEASRSRLIFDVIDTGIGIPQDKLGMIFQPFSQADSSVTRRFGGTGLGLTISRNLAELLGGSLHAESVEGLGSKFTITIDAGNLTDQSDPKPAPREDVPAAIIQETRLPSLLGVQALVVDDGDANRRFISVVLERAGANIKIAENGEEAVESMAEHASDIVLLDMQMPVMDGYAAADLIRLQGFTGPIIAVTAHAMQGDREKCLAAGCSGYLSKPLSREELLNTIAYAFHEQRLRDAESPLDPIF; the protein is encoded by the coding sequence ATGTCATTGTCGACTCGAGTCATCTTGCTGACGATTTGCACGATCCTGGGATTCGCTCCTTGCGTTCAATTCCTGTCGGCAGAAACAGTACCGCCCACTTGCTGCGCCGGTCCTGAATGCGATACGTCGAACGCCGCTGCGACGGCAGGCGCGCGTGAATTTCATGCCGACACTTTCGCGGGCTTCTTCAGCAAACTGTTTGATACCAGCGATTACCCGGCACGTTGGTTCTGCGGCAGTTGGACGCTGGAGACCGGCTGGCTGCATGTCATTTCAGACGCCGCGATTTTCGGCGCCTATTTCGCGATTCCGATCGTGCTGCTGTTCTTTCTACGGCAACGGCCAGATCTTCCGTTTCCGAAAATTATCTGGCTCTTCGCGGCGTTCATCATGGCCTGCGGTTTCGGGCACCTGGTGGAAGCCGGCATTTTCTGGTGGCCGGTCTATCGGTTCTCGGGTTTGATCAAAGCAGTGACGGCAGCCGTTTCATGGGCGACGGTCCTGGTATTGATTCGGCTGATGCCAGAACTCTTGAAGCTGCCGTCGATGGCGATGTTAGGGCAAAAATTGCAAACGGCCAACGAACGACTCGACTGCGCCCTGGAAGCCGGCAGCATCGGCGTGTGGCATTGGCACAACGAAAAGGAGCAGTTCGAGGCCGATGACCGTGCGATGCAAATGCATGGAATCCAAGCGGCTGATGGCGTCATTACCCTTGCTTCCTTCATAGATTTGCTGCACAAAGACGATCGCGAAGAGCTGCGATCGGCGACCGCATGCTGCGTGAGCCAGGGAAAAAATTACTCGGTCAACTACCGAATCCCGCTGAAGAACGGAACGGTTCGCTATATCCAGTCGCATGGCAAGCTCCTTACCAGCGACGACGGAAAAACGCGAAAACTGGTCGGTGTCTGCATCGATCAAACTGAACTGAACGAATACCACACCGCCGTGAAAAAGCTTTCGTTGGTCGCCAGCAGTACGCGTCACTCGGTCGTGATCACCAATCAGGCCGGTGAGATCGAATGGGTAAATAACGCATTCACCCAGTTGACAGGCTACAGCGCTGAAGAAGTGATCGGGCGAAAACCGGGAGTCTTGCTGCAAGGCCCAGAGACCAATCAGGAAACGATTGAAAAAGTCCGACGAGCGTTACAGAAACAAGAGCAAGTTTCAGTCGAACTGCTGAACTACGCCAAAGATGGAGATCCCTATTGGATCGCACTCGAGATTGAACCTGTTTTTGATCCAGAGGGTCGTCTCAGCAATTACATCGCGACGCAAATTGACATTACCGATCAAGTTCGACGCACCGAAGAACTGATCGAAGCGATGGAGAGAGCGGAATCGGCCAATCACGCCAAAAGCCAGTTTCTGGCCAACATGAGCCACGAAATCCGCACCCCGCTGAACGGAATCATGGGCTTCACCGATCTTCTGTTGTACGACGCCGAGTCGACCGAAGCGGATCGTCGCGAATATCTCGAAACGGTTCGCAGCAGCGGAGATCATTTATTGGCGTTGATCAACGAAATTCTCGATCTCTCGAAAATCGAATCGGGTCAACTGCTGATCGAAAAAGCGCCTTGTTCTCCGCAACAGATCCTGACCGATGTCATTTCGGTACTGCGACCAAAATTTGAAGAGAAGAAGCTCCAAATCCGTCGTCATTGGGATTCGGACATCCCGCTGCAAGTGTTGACCGATGCGCCGCGACTAAAGCAATTGCTGTTGAACATCGTGGGCAATGCGATCAAGTTCACCCAAACAGGCGAAGTGCGGATCGTGTCGCGGCTAGAAGCGGAAGCTTCGCGCAGTCGACTGATCTTTGATGTGATCGACACCGGCATCGGAATTCCTCAAGACAAGCTGGGGATGATCTTCCAGCCGTTTTCCCAAGCCGACTCGTCGGTTACGCGACGCTTTGGCGGCACCGGATTGGGATTGACGATCAGCAGAAATCTCGCTGAATTGCTGGGCGGATCGCTGCACGCCGAAAGCGTGGAAGGCCTGGGAAGCAAGTTCACGATTACGATCGACGCAGGCAACCTGACCGATCAATCAGACCCGAAGCCGGCTCCGCGAGAAGATGTGCCAGCGGCCATCATCCAAGAAACCAGGCTCCCCTCGCTGTTGGGAGTTCAAGCGCTTGTTGTGGATGACGGCGACGCTAATCGTCGCTTTATCTCCGTTGTTCTGGAACGTGCCGGCGCCAATATCAAGATTGCCGAAAATGGTGAAGAAGCGGTGGAATCAATGGCGGAACACGCGTCCGACATCGTCTTGCTTGATATGCAAATGCCGGTCATGGATGGGTATGCCGCCGCTGACTTGATTCGCCTGCAAGGCTTTACCGGCCCGATCATCGCCGTGACGGCGCACGCGATGCAAGGAGATCGAGAAAAATGTCTCGCGGCAGGCTGCTCTGGCTATCTCTCGAAACCTTTAAGCCGCGAAGAATTGCTGAATACGATCGCCTATGCGTTTCACGAACAACGTCTCCGCGACGCCGAGTCGCCGCTCGACCCGATATTTTAG
- a CDS encoding PQQ-binding-like beta-propeller repeat protein, with translation MRHYFLFLAFVLPVTWACSPPPPVQEIRHTGELRSQAPPISVSAADWPWWRGLTRDDHAVGLTPPTDINEQSILWQAEIPGLGHSTPILLGEKLYLTTADESAQTQSLLAFDAVTGDKLWAIPVHEGKFMNKHQKNSHASATPATDGTNIYTLFMVNEGIWATSVSQEGKILWQKQAGPFRSQHGFGSSPLIYESLLIVQADCEGSGFVAALDRGTGEIVWRTSRPNGNSYGSPTIATIAGRPQLILCGQDRLDSYDPNTGEPIWYFAGLSETTANTPQVVGDTVYASGGYPDHFVIAIRADGSGQLDQSDVIWQARKKVYVPSLLVDRDCVYAFGDDGVAVCYDAETGDEHWKKRLGGDFSASPTLIGDLIYVPNEAGEMFVLKTGPQFEQVSSGKLTGAGFASPVIVDGRIYWRTSDHLYCLAQQ, from the coding sequence ATGAGACATTATTTTCTCTTTCTCGCTTTCGTTTTGCCGGTCACTTGGGCATGTTCGCCGCCGCCGCCAGTGCAAGAAATCCGCCATACCGGCGAGTTGCGAAGTCAGGCGCCGCCGATCTCCGTTTCGGCCGCCGATTGGCCCTGGTGGCGGGGACTAACCCGCGACGATCATGCCGTTGGACTGACTCCGCCGACGGATATCAACGAACAATCGATCCTCTGGCAGGCCGAAATCCCCGGCCTTGGCCATTCGACGCCGATCTTATTGGGGGAGAAACTCTATCTGACCACGGCGGACGAATCGGCGCAAACTCAATCGCTGCTCGCGTTTGACGCGGTGACCGGCGACAAGCTTTGGGCGATTCCGGTGCATGAAGGGAAATTCATGAATAAGCACCAGAAAAATTCCCATGCTTCGGCGACTCCGGCGACCGACGGAACCAATATCTACACTTTGTTCATGGTCAATGAGGGAATCTGGGCGACCTCCGTTTCGCAGGAAGGAAAAATATTGTGGCAAAAGCAGGCCGGGCCCTTCCGTAGTCAGCACGGCTTTGGAAGTTCGCCGCTGATCTATGAGTCGCTATTGATCGTTCAGGCCGACTGCGAAGGTTCGGGCTTTGTTGCGGCGCTCGATCGCGGCACCGGCGAAATCGTCTGGCGAACTTCGCGCCCCAACGGCAACAGCTATGGTTCGCCGACCATCGCTACCATTGCGGGACGTCCCCAGTTAATCCTGTGTGGACAAGATCGTCTCGACAGCTATGATCCGAACACCGGGGAACCGATTTGGTACTTTGCTGGCCTCTCAGAAACGACCGCCAATACGCCGCAAGTGGTCGGCGACACGGTCTACGCCAGCGGCGGGTATCCGGATCACTTTGTCATCGCGATCCGCGCAGATGGCTCGGGCCAACTCGACCAGTCCGATGTGATCTGGCAAGCGCGAAAGAAAGTTTACGTGCCGTCTCTTTTGGTCGATCGCGATTGCGTCTATGCGTTTGGTGATGACGGGGTCGCCGTCTGTTACGACGCGGAAACCGGCGACGAACATTGGAAGAAGCGTCTAGGAGGAGACTTCAGCGCTTCTCCGACATTGATCGGGGATCTGATTTACGTTCCCAATGAAGCAGGAGAAATGTTCGTTTTGAAAACGGGCCCCCAATTTGAGCAAGTTTCGTCCGGCAAGCTAACCGGCGCCGGGTTCGCCAGTCCGGTCATCGTCGACGGTCGAATCTATTGGCGAACCTCGGACCATCTCTATTGTCTCGCGCAGCAATAA
- a CDS encoding PQQ-binding-like beta-propeller repeat protein, with amino-acid sequence MRVPPVEEIRRNAEYVSQASSISVSAADWPWWQGITHNNHASGPTPPTEIKEQAVLWKTEIPGRGHSTPILWGGKLYLTTADETASTQSLLAFDANTGENLWSTQVHEGDFMRMNPINSQASPSPATDGTNIFTVFMINDGIWVSAISPEGKILWQQEAGPFRSQDGYGASPLIFESLLIVQADCEGPGFLAALDRATGEIIWRTARPDEYSHGTPTIAEIAGKPQLILGGQNRITGYDPQSGELLWSYQGLSRTTVNTPQVLGDVVYASGGNPEHLIIALRVDGEGELDPSHLIWEAQKKVYVPTLMVDSDYVYAFGDDGVAVCYNAATGDEHWKKRLGGDFFASPTLIGDLIYIPNEAGELFILKAGPEFELVSSGKLSGAGFASPVIVDGRIYWRTSTHLYCLAQQ; translated from the coding sequence ATGCGAGTTCCGCCGGTCGAGGAGATTCGCCGCAACGCCGAGTACGTGAGTCAGGCTTCGTCAATCTCGGTTTCCGCAGCTGATTGGCCGTGGTGGCAGGGAATCACGCACAATAATCATGCGTCCGGGCCAACTCCCCCGACCGAAATCAAGGAACAAGCGGTCCTCTGGAAAACCGAAATTCCCGGCCGCGGGCATTCGACGCCGATTTTGTGGGGGGGAAAACTTTATTTGACGACGGCGGACGAGACGGCGTCAACGCAATCGTTGCTCGCATTCGACGCCAACACCGGTGAGAACCTCTGGTCGACTCAGGTGCATGAAGGCGATTTCATGCGGATGAACCCGATCAATTCTCAAGCGTCCCCCAGCCCGGCGACTGACGGAACCAATATCTTTACGGTGTTCATGATCAACGATGGGATCTGGGTGAGCGCCATTTCTCCGGAAGGGAAGATCTTGTGGCAACAAGAGGCAGGTCCATTTCGCAGTCAGGATGGATATGGCGCCTCACCGCTGATTTTCGAGTCACTGCTGATCGTGCAAGCCGACTGCGAAGGACCAGGCTTTCTCGCGGCGCTTGATCGAGCCACGGGAGAAATTATCTGGCGAACGGCGCGTCCTGACGAGTACAGCCATGGGACGCCTACGATCGCAGAAATTGCCGGAAAGCCTCAATTGATTCTGGGCGGCCAGAATCGCATCACCGGATATGACCCGCAAAGCGGTGAGCTTCTTTGGAGCTATCAGGGACTTTCGAGAACGACCGTGAATACGCCCCAGGTTCTCGGTGACGTGGTCTACGCCAGCGGCGGAAATCCGGAACACTTGATTATCGCCCTGCGAGTCGACGGCGAGGGAGAACTGGACCCGTCACATTTGATTTGGGAGGCCCAAAAGAAAGTTTATGTCCCCACGCTGATGGTCGACAGCGACTATGTCTATGCGTTTGGGGATGACGGAGTCGCCGTTTGTTACAATGCGGCAACAGGAGACGAGCATTGGAAAAAGCGTCTAGGCGGCGATTTTTTCGCGTCGCCAACGTTGATCGGCGATCTGATTTACATTCCCAATGAAGCAGGGGAATTGTTCATCCTAAAAGCGGGCCCAGAGTTTGAATTAGTCTCTTCTGGCAAACTCTCGGGCGCCGGTTTCGCTAGTCCGGTGATCGTCGATGGCCGGATCTATTGGCGAACTTCGACGCATCTTTATTGTCTCGCGCAGCAGTAA
- a CDS encoding DinB family protein: MSRIFIDQAIRWLQYEQDAHAKTLASLRAVPAEKQEEPEFKKAIRIMAHLAVARHKWMVRFGRALDLHTTFFPDDWTLETLSAELAASHQLWESYLGSLEEDAELEGYFEYVSSDAGPCRSMIGDSVTQLFGHSWYHRGQVAMLVKMVGGEPAATDFVYWSREIIA; the protein is encoded by the coding sequence ATGTCGCGTATCTTCATTGACCAGGCGATTCGCTGGCTTCAGTATGAGCAAGACGCTCATGCCAAGACGTTGGCTTCGCTGAGAGCGGTTCCTGCCGAAAAGCAGGAAGAGCCGGAGTTTAAAAAAGCGATTCGCATCATGGCTCACTTGGCGGTAGCGCGTCACAAATGGATGGTCCGCTTCGGGCGAGCGCTCGACTTGCACACCACCTTTTTTCCGGACGACTGGACGCTGGAAACCTTGTCCGCCGAGCTGGCCGCTTCGCATCAACTATGGGAAAGCTATCTGGGGAGCTTGGAAGAGGACGCCGAATTGGAAGGATACTTTGAATACGTCAGCAGCGACGCCGGTCCTTGCCGCAGCATGATCGGCGACAGCGTCACGCAGCTCTTCGGCCACAGTTGGTATCACCGCGGCCAGGTCGCAATGCTGGTCAAAATGGTGGGAGGCGAGCCGGCGGCGACAGACTTTGTCTATTGGTCGCGTGAGATTATTGCGTAA
- a CDS encoding tetratricopeptide repeat protein: MFSQTRWITLLLVLLIAAPLWAQAEGQADLDKAVDLKLSAESVDDLEKVITLSESALEKGLTDDDQAFAKQLLTSVLYQRAQTIAAGIFERQPPVAQWKELRDKALADANRALKVDPTLGEMQLLKSRLLMLPDGDKAEAKKALEAAIENLTEDDQQLSKAIMMSATLEEDPALQIEKLTKAVKTDPDNVDALKLRGVLYMQQEDFEKASADLKQVMEKNPNDVAVLQAYADTLAGMKKFDEAIALLDKTVAEHPGSPVGYLLRARLKVLSEDSEGAIQDLDQVLAFIPRSVPALMMRARLYIDLDRPADAEQDLDRILSIEANLPDAIILRSVVLTQQGKFGQAIKDLENLLQRDPQNESILIQIGMIYNSDGQPRKAIQIFDTVLKKSPDSWQALSGRSNAQLSIGEQKAAIEGYEQALKLQPKDDHILNNLAWVLATSPQDDLRNGQRSLELAKQACEVTKYEAPHILSTLAAAHAEVGDFDEAKKWAQKAVDKGTDEDIIGHLKEELASYEQKKPWREKQETEEKSVEKEKPAVKDNKEEAAEPKADKQAGE, from the coding sequence ATGTTTTCGCAAACTCGCTGGATCACGCTGCTGCTGGTGCTTTTGATCGCCGCGCCGCTGTGGGCCCAAGCCGAAGGTCAAGCCGATCTCGACAAAGCGGTCGATCTCAAGCTGTCGGCCGAATCGGTGGATGACTTGGAAAAAGTGATCACCCTCAGCGAGTCCGCTTTGGAAAAAGGCTTGACGGACGATGACCAAGCGTTCGCCAAGCAACTGCTGACGTCGGTGCTGTATCAACGCGCCCAGACGATCGCCGCAGGAATCTTTGAGCGACAGCCGCCGGTCGCCCAATGGAAAGAGCTGCGCGACAAAGCGCTGGCCGACGCCAATCGAGCGCTGAAAGTCGATCCGACATTGGGGGAAATGCAATTGCTGAAATCGCGTCTGCTAATGCTGCCTGACGGCGACAAAGCCGAAGCGAAAAAGGCGCTGGAGGCAGCGATCGAAAATTTGACCGAAGACGATCAGCAGCTTTCCAAAGCGATCATGATGTCGGCCACGTTAGAAGAGGATCCGGCGCTGCAGATCGAAAAGCTGACCAAAGCGGTCAAAACCGATCCGGACAACGTCGACGCGCTCAAGCTGCGCGGCGTGTTGTACATGCAGCAAGAGGATTTCGAGAAAGCTTCGGCCGACTTGAAGCAGGTAATGGAAAAGAATCCGAACGACGTCGCAGTGTTGCAAGCCTACGCTGATACGCTGGCCGGCATGAAGAAATTTGACGAAGCGATCGCGCTGCTCGACAAAACGGTCGCCGAGCATCCTGGTTCGCCGGTCGGCTATTTACTGCGAGCTCGCCTGAAGGTGCTGTCCGAAGATTCGGAAGGCGCTATTCAAGACTTGGATCAGGTCCTCGCGTTCATTCCCCGTTCGGTTCCGGCTTTGATGATGCGGGCCCGGCTTTACATCGACCTGGATCGCCCTGCCGACGCCGAGCAAGATCTCGATCGGATCTTGAGCATCGAAGCGAACCTGCCGGATGCCATCATCCTTCGCAGCGTTGTTTTGACGCAGCAAGGAAAGTTTGGTCAGGCGATCAAAGATTTGGAAAATTTGCTCCAGCGAGATCCGCAAAACGAATCGATCCTGATTCAGATCGGAATGATCTACAACTCGGATGGCCAGCCCCGCAAAGCGATTCAGATTTTCGACACGGTGTTGAAAAAGTCGCCCGATAGTTGGCAGGCGCTGAGCGGCCGCAGCAACGCCCAGTTGTCGATCGGTGAGCAGAAAGCGGCGATCGAAGGTTACGAGCAAGCGCTCAAGCTGCAACCAAAAGACGATCATATTTTGAACAACTTGGCCTGGGTCTTGGCGACTTCGCCGCAAGATGATCTACGGAATGGGCAGCGCTCGCTGGAGTTGGCGAAGCAAGCCTGTGAAGTGACCAAGTACGAAGCTCCGCATATCCTCAGCACGTTGGCCGCCGCGCATGCGGAAGTCGGCGATTTTGACGAAGCGAAGAAGTGGGCGCAAAAAGCGGTCGACAAGGGAACCGATGAAGATATCATCGGGCACCTGAAAGAAGAGTTGGCCAGCTACGAGCAGAAAAAGCCATGGCGTGAAAAGCAGGAGACGGAAGAGAAGAGCGTTGAAAAAGAGAAGCCTGCCGTCAAGGATAACAAAGAAGAAGCGGCCGAGCCAAAGGCCGACAAGCAAGCGGGCGAGTAA